The following proteins are co-located in the Cryptococcus neoformans var. neoformans B-3501A chromosome 12, whole genome shotgun sequence genome:
- a CDS encoding hypothetical protein (HMMPfam hit to Hist_deacetyl, Histone deacetylase family, score: 545.4, E(): 4.7e-161): MTLTDYPTFSSSPFFYDPRNPVLPEAEQGHIRAHSNPSVAYYHPKNVGNYHYGERHPMRPHRLELTNQLVLSYGLHEKMSYHAPRAATEEELLEFHEADYVDFLKRVTPKNAQALTKDWTKFNVGDDCPIFYDLFSFCKQYAGGSLAAARKLSSGSADIAINWSGGLHHAKKGEASGFCYINDIVLGILELLRYHPRVLYIDIDIHHGDGVQEAFYLSNRVLTVSFHKYAADFFPNTGNLSEIGSDLGKYFCLNVPLQDGIDDESYISLFKAVMEPTITIFKPSAIVLQCGADSLGCDRLGTFNLSIAAHGECVRFIKSFGLPLLALGGGGYRQSSVSRCWTYETGVLAGVQLSNELPQNNYYEFFAPDYKLHPPLTGKIQNLNTAKSLERIRISIREKLRYLGGAPSVQMQEIPPDLQGLLEEDEKSAAEKMDEKEEERREGKGKEIDWLDREVGGSGDGVGSGRYFGGARRRF, from the exons ATGACTCTCACGGACTACCCAACATTCTCAAGTAGCCCTTTCTTTTACGATCCCCGGAATCCTGTATTACCTGAAGCAGAGCAAGGCCACATTCGA GCCCATTCAAATCCATCGGTCGCCTATTACCATCCTAAAAATGTCGGAAACTACCATTATGGG GAACGTCATCCTATGCGACCGCATCGACTGGAGTTGACAAACCAACTCGTACTCAGTTATGGCTTACACGAAAAGATGTCGTACCATGCACCTCGTGCGGCTACAGAAGAGGAGTTGCTGGAATTTCACGAAGCAGACTATGTCGACTTTCTCAAGCG AGTCACGCCAAAAAATGCTCAAGCACTAACAAAAGACTGGACGAAATTCAATGTCGGTGACGATTGCCCCATCTTCTACGATTTATTTTCTTTCTGCAAACAGTATGCGGGTGGTTCACTCGCCGCCGCTAGAAAACTTTCAAGTGGAAGTGCGGACATTGCTATCAACTGGAGCGGTGGATTACATCACGCAAAGAAAGGTGAAGCAAGTGGATTCTGTTATATAAACGATATCGTTTTGGGTATCCTTGAGCTTTTAAG ATATCATCCTCGTGTGCTCTACATTGATATCGACATTCACCACGGTGATGGAGTGCAAGAAGCATTTTATCTCTCCAACCGTGTTCTCACCGTTTCCTTCCACAAATACGCTGCCGATTTCTTCCCTAACACCGGTAATTTATCAGAAATTGGCTCCGATCTGGGCAAATATTTCTGTCTCAATGTCCCTTTGCAAGATGGCATCGACGATGAGTCCTACATATCACTGTTTAAAGCGGTGATGGAACCAACTATCACTATATTCAAGCCTTCGGCAATTGTCCTACAGTGCGGTGCGGATTCTCTAGGATGCGATAGATTGGGAACATTTAACCTCTCTATCGCCGCCCATGGAGAATGCGTTAGATTTATCAAATCCTTTGGACTTCCTCTGCTGGCTCTTGGTGGAGGCGGTTATCGTCAGTCGTCTGTGTCTCGTTGTTGGACATACGAGACTGGTGTTCTCGCCGGTGTCCAACTATCGAACGAACTCCCGCAGAACAACTATTACGAATTCTTCGCCCCAGATTACAAGCTCCATCCTCCGTTGACAGGTAAAATTCAAAACCTCAATACTGCCAAGTCGCTTGAACGCATCAGAATATCCATCCGCGAAAAACTCAGATACCTCGGAGGGGCTCCTAGCGTCCAAATGCAGGAGATTCCTCCCGATCTACAAGGGTTactggaggaagacgaaaagTCGGCTGCcgaaaagatggatgagaaagaagaggagaggagggaaggaaaaggcaaggaaatAGATTGGCTGGATAGAGAAGTTGGTGGTAGTGGTGATGGGGTCGGTTCAGGGAGGTATTTCGGTGGcgcgagaagaagattttAG
- a CDS encoding hypothetical protein (Match to EST gb|CF188218.1|CF188218) — MDAPVASSSSHHPQAPLPAPYADLSFEPASQAQILRSHQRDTAQIHRLTELASEITRSLAGTRWLAQKQMIIDLLVKAIYLSLTLGRGSQTLGEEYTDILPYSPGRKPPPSKTRRFFTIMFLLFPTILVSPASTSYIRTGGLSQLSSRWRIAREKLGDFLSSPLGRAIPELHMIAFLFRGRFFELARRLTGMSYISALPPSPPEQRPASYEPLGLLLLIPFIRRLLLPLLSSQAELPESANHETWIADTIHDGKPTERASIVGANTFYDSPNTYLTQEALELPERQCTLCLEPRGTGEGSGGTVAVTECGHVFCWGCLGGLEKLECPLCRQSLRMERLIAAYNL; from the exons ATGGACGCACCTGtagcctcttcttcatcccaccatccccaagctcctcttccggcACCTTATGCCGACCTCTCCTTCGAGCCTGCCTCGCAGGCCCAGATAT TGCGGTCTCATCAAAGGGATACTGCTCAGATCCATCGACTTACGGAGCTTGCGTCGGAAATAACCAGGTCGTTGGCAG GGACCCGATGGCTAGCTCAGAAACAGATGATAATTGATCTACTTGTCAAAGCTATCTATCTAAGTCTCACattgggaagaggaagtcagactttgggagaagagtatACAGACATACTCCCATATTCTCCCGGACGGAAACCGCCCCCTTCCAAAACA AGACGATTTTTCACGATCAtgtttctccttttcccaacAATCCTTGTATCACCGGCATCTACCAGCTATATACGTACTGGCGGACTTTCACAACTTTCTTCAAGATGGAGGATTGCAAGGGAGAAGCTTGGAGACTTCCTAAGTTCTCCACTTGGCAGGGCGATTCCAGAACTGCACATGATAGCATTCTTATTTCGAGGACGATTCTTCGAACTTGCGAGACGCCTTACAGGCATGTCATAT ATATCGGCTCTCCCGCCCAGTCCACCCGAACAACGCCCCGCATCATACGAGcctcttggccttctcttGCTCATTCCATTTATCCGCCGCTTGCTCCTCCCTCTGCTGAGCTCGCAAGCTGAATTACCAGAATCAGCTAATCACGAAACATGGATAGCGGATACTATCCATGATGGGAAGCCAACAGAGCGTGCATCCATAGTCGGCGCTAATACATTCTATGATTCACCCAACACGTACCTCACGCAAGAAGCTCTCGAACTTCCCGAACGTCAATGTACTTTATGTCTCGAACCTAGGGGCACCGGAGAGGGCAGTGGAGGGACTGTAGCTGTGACCGAATGTGGGCATGTGTTCTGTTGGGGATGTTTAGGTGGCCTTGAGAAG CTGGAATGCCCTTTGTGCAGACAGTCGTTACGGATGGAAAGGCTTATCGCGGCATACAATCTGTAG
- a CDS encoding hypothetical protein (HMMPfam hit to Metallophos, Calcineurin-like phosphoesterase, score: 48.0, E(): 2.7e-11), translating into MPARQTIVIVSVVSLLLLYLFVHHTTSSHKPSVPNVPSRGAGEAAYRQRLVAVGDLHGDIDNAKKTLQMARIIDDDSKWVASTDILVQTGDIVDRGAYADDIYRLMQSLRGQAASQGGKVVSILGNHEVMNAIGDWRYVTKGDIARFGGTKSRQHALSAEGWLGQEWLANYSTTALVPISPYPSSPTFSFTHGSLRPSYANLTPYPAAINDLGHSLLTKALTPPMAPPYPPNPYSGLPKGTTHEEADLYAEGGPLWWRGLAEREEAQVCEWAKNLKQKIGARRIIGGHTPNFEKIVARCNASVIIIDTGISSAYGGVLSALEIVYTLTPVDRRGRDHSQDPLLLSTSSESIAGLKGRFVEREEVHAIYEHSRKWLALEEREVVLD; encoded by the exons ATGCCGGCTCGCCAAACAATAGTAATCGTCTCTGTAGTCTCTTTACTTCTGCTGTATCTTTTTGTCCATCATACCACATCATCTCACAAACCGTCTGTACCCAATGTACCATCTCGTGGCGCCGGTGAAGCGGCCTACAGGCAAAGGCTAGTAGCTGTTGGAGATCTACATGGCG ACATTGACAATGCCAAGAAGACCCTTCAAATGGCCCGGATAATTGACGACGACTCCAAATGGGTTGCTAGCACAGACATCCTCGTTCAAACAGGAGACATTGTAGACCGCGGAGCTTACGCAGATGACATTTATCGATTGATGCAGTCATTGAGAGGCCAAGCTGCAAGTCAAGGAGGCAAGGTTGTCAGTATACTAGGCAACCACGAGGTGATGAACGCCATAGGAGATTGGAG GTACGTAACCAAGGGCGACATTGCCAGATTTGGGGGCACGAAATCCAGGCAGCATGCTTTATCAGCCGAAGGATGGCTGGGACAGGAATGGCTGGCAAA TTATTCGACAACAGCACTCGTCCCCATTTCACCTTATCCGTCTTCGCCTACATTTTCTTTCACTCATGGATCCCTTCGTCCTTCATATGCGAATCTCACTCCCTATCCTGCAGCCATAAATGATCTCGGTCATTCCCTTTTGACCAAAGCGCTCACGCCTCCTATGGCGCCACCATACCCTCCCAACCCTTACTCCGGATTGCCCAAGGGTACAACGCACGAAGAAGCCGATTTGTATGCTGAGGGTGGACCGTTGTGGTGGAGAGGTTTAGCTGAAAGGGAGGAAGCGCAAGTATGTGAGTGGGCGAAGAATTTGAAGCAAAAGATTGGTGCAAGGAGGATAATTGGG GGTCACACACCCAACTTTGAAAAGATTGTGGCAAGATGTAATGCGTCCGTCATTATCATCGACACTGGTATCTCTTCGGCATATGGGGGGGTTCTCTCCGCCCTTGAGATCGTTTACACGTTAACACCGGTTGATCGTCGTGGACGAGACCACAGTCAAGATCCTCTTTTGCTTTCTACCAGTAGCGAGTCCATAGCAGGTTTGAAGGGACGATTcgttgaaagagaggaagttCATGCCATCTATGAACATTCAAGAAAGTGGCTGGCTCttgaagagagggaagttGTGCTGGATTAA
- a CDS encoding hypothetical protein (Match to ESTs gb|CF184711.1|CF184711, gb|CF184710.1|CF184710, gb|CF183544.1|CF183544; HMMPfam hit to Maf, Maf-like protein, score: 87.3, E(): 3.8e-23) has product MATYNPVGPNALSLPIFKKLANRRVVLASASPRRKEIFANAGFFPEIVPSTFAEDLPHSRFEGHLADYPIATGAEKAMEVYERLVKQDAENPPDLVISADTVVVFPPEKDTAEGGPAHGEVSEILEKPINKDEQARSLAHMSGRKLYPTVEYPGFKVHSISCSTLVKFYDNTPQTIQAYVDSKEGIDRAGGFAIQGLGGILIEGIEGNYDNCVGFPSAPFWRWMSELDADGVFDEAWE; this is encoded by the exons ATGGCCACCTACAACCCTGTCGGTCCTAATgctctctcccttcccatATTCAAGAAACTCGCCAACCGCCGCGTCGTCCTGGCCTCTGCAAGTCCTCGCCGTAAAGAGATATTTGCCAATGCC GGCTTCTTTCCTGAAATTGTCCCGTCGACTTTTGCAGAGGATCTCCCACACTCAAGGTTCGAAGGCCACTTGGCGGATTACCCTATAGCTACTGGGGCTGAAAAG GCAATGGAAGTCTATGAGCGCCTCGTCAAGCAAGATGCTGAAAATCCTCCTGATCTCGTCATATCAG CGGATACTGTTGTGGTCTTCCCACCTGAGAAAGATACAGCCGAAGGCGGTCCAGCTCACGGAGAAGTCTCAGAAATCTTGGAAAAGCCCATAAACAAGGACGAACAG GCTAGAAGCTTGGCACACATGTCTGGGAGGAAGT TGTATCCTACGGTCGAATACCCGGGATTTAAAGTTCA CTCCATTTCTTGCTCAACTTTGGTCAAGTTTTACGACAATACT CCCCAGACGATCCAGGCGTATGTGGACTCAAAAGAAGGGATTGATCGTGCCGGAGGGTTTGCTATCCAA GGATTAGGAGGGATACTGATTGAAGGGATAGAAGGCAACTATGACAATTGCGTCGG ATTTCCCTCTGCACCATTCTGGCGGTGGATGTCGGAGCTTGATGCGGACGGCGTTTTCGATGAAGCATGGGAGTGA
- a CDS encoding hypothetical protein (HMMPfam hit to ubiquitin, Ubiquitin family, score: 54.1, E(): 3.8e-13) has translation MLSTMTIAILHARFYLSSYNLSYKHRWNTTSSKQPTMQDKPLSAQRITEERAFIKRYTESLADYTVQYPADFSAPLHERPRKVPAIAIPVADPPSADAMDVDSPSKDTVISLTVKSLKPSLTIPVTAQLTDTVSDLKTIISKSSASAPAPDAQRLLLKGKALTDTKLLKEYALESGATVHLIIKAPSATPSSAPTPSISTSDATIPPPSSVAPHPPALTITTSVDESSEAGTSMPLTLADQVAPPLGPQPEVSSATFHHTISDPTFWQKIHALCVSEFDNEQEANSAWETFLVSMKGGLSAGEAAKIRDVVGVWGMGGQ, from the exons ATGTTGAGCACCATGACCATCGCCATTCTCCACGCTCGCTTCTATTTATCAAGCTACAATTTGAGCTACAAGCACCGTTGGAACACTACAAGCAGCAAACAACCCACAATGCAGGACAAGCCTCTCTCAGCACAAAGGATCACCGAAGAGCGTGCGTTCATAAAGCGCTATACAGAAAGTCTCGCAGACTACACCGTCCAGTACCCTGCCGACTTTTCCGCACCCCTTCATGAAAGGCCCAGAAAGGTACCAGCCATCGCTATCCCAGTCGCAGACCCTCCCTCGGCAGATGCCATGGATGTGGATTCACCATCCAAAG ACACCGTCATCTCTCTCACCGTCAAATCACTCAAACCATCTCTCACCATCCCCGTTACCGCCCAGCTCACAGACACTGTCTCTGACCTCAAGACCATCATTTCTAAATCATCTGCCTCAGCACCTGCTCCAGATGCTCAGCGTCTCTTGCTGAAAGGCAAAGCTCTAACAGACACCAAGCTCTTGAAAGAGTATGCATTAGAGTCTGGCGCTACTgtccatctcatcatcaaagCTCCTTCCgccactccttcctccgcACCCACACCATCCATTTCCACATCAGATGCCACCATCCCCCCTCCATCGTCAGTCGCTCCTCACCCTCCTGCATTGACCATCACCACCTCAGTCGACGAATCTTCCGAGGCTGGTACCTCTATGCCACTCACCCTCGCAGATCAGGTTGCTCCCCCACTCGGTCCTCAACCAGAAGTGTCTTCAGCAACCTTCCACCATACTATTTCCGATCCTACTTTCTGGCAAAAGATACATGCCTTGTGTGTCAGCGAATTTGATAACGAGCAAGAAGCCAATTCAGCCTGGGAGACGTTTTTGGTCAGCATGAAGGGCGGACTGAGTGCCGGTGAAGCTGCTAAAATCAGAGATGTAGTTGGTGTCTGGGGCATGGGAGGACAGTGA
- a CDS encoding hypothetical protein (HMMPfam hit to Complex1_LYR, Complex 1 protein (LYR family), score: 36.6, E(): 7e-08): protein MPIPLLRPLTGAVRQQARRGYTSVLEKPSQKPTQELPLRLQAIRLYKELHRLGRDYPDPEYDFNKRLRRAFEKNAKVTDPEAMKKQLELGEHIKKEVLALISLKKFRHLRRAYHPNEGPR from the exons ATGCCCATTCCCCTTTTACGCCCACTTACCGGCGCCGTTCGTCAACAAGCTCGACGAGGCTACACATCTGTTTTAGAGAAGCCATCGCAGAAGCCAACTCAAGAGCTTCCATTGAGGCTACAAGCTATCCGGCTTTACAAGGAG CTGCATCGACTTGGACGTGATTA CCCTGATCCTGAGTATGACTTCAACAAGCGTCTACGAAGGGCCTTTGAGA AAAATGCAAAGGTCACTGATCCCGAAGCCATGAAGAAGCAACTTGAATTGGGAGAACATATCAAGAAAG AGGTCCTTGCCCTTATTTCACTCAAGAAATTCCGTCATCTCAGGCGAGCTTATCATCCAAACGAAGGTCCTCGTTAG
- a CDS encoding hypothetical protein (Match to ESTs gb|CF186906.1|CF186906, gb|CF186905.1|CF186905; HMMPfam hit to COX17, Cytochrome C oxidase copper chaperone (COX17), score: 98.9, E(): 1.2e-26): MVSLVANSSQVSSPATTLPPRPTSSSPDATAKEVNPLNPNNLKPCCACPETKQARDDCFIKSAPGEGETNCRDFIEAHKACMRGYGFKV; this comes from the exons ATGGTCTCTCTTGTTGCTAACTC CTCCCAAGTCTCCTCTCCCGCcaccactcttcctcctcgaccaACATCGTCTTCCCCAGACGCTACAGCCAAGGAAGTTAACCCTCTGAACCCCAACAACTTGAAGCC ATGTTGCGCCTGCCCGGAGACCAAGCAAGCTAGGGATGACTGTTTCATCAAGTCTGCACCTGGAGAGGGCGAAACGAACTGCAGGGACTTTATTGAAGCTCACAAGGCTTGTATGAGGGGTTACGGCTTTAAGGTTTAA
- a CDS encoding hypothetical protein (HMMPfam hit to GPI2, Phosphatidylinositol N-acetylglucosaminyltransferase, score: 92.8, E(): 8.6e-25): MSPPSSKQPLTPSLQINRKPLPKWEKVLWRSQPYPDNYVPPDFLSELNDILPRPRPPFYALLLACLPISQHISIIAIFLAIFAALLEERVTPEAVGWGCVLGGISGWAIWTWGWGRWGPKEPQDSLIPTPTPLRTLILPPLLLSLLSPVLGTLTSATTSDSIWPLAGGLGFVHLLLVDFRTGEDVRVVRRRERLRKRRGSVGLKEIGEEKSLTSSLSLTSALSASVVLASRLPSTAHVFSLVLLAVLLFAGWPVITKSVRETGRAYSFVLTVSTTTLALSLFPPTPSTFSGIYFGYLPSTPTLVFLLILFLVNFIGPAMLWYAWRWKVRRGGGWDVATVRIRQSRP; this comes from the exons ATgtcccctccttcctccaagcAGCCCTTAACACCTTCGTTACAAATAAATCGAAAACCTTTGCCCAAATGGGAAAAAGTCTTGTGGAGAAGTCAGCCTTATCCTGACAACTATGTGCCCCCTGACTTTTTGTCAGAGCTTAATGATATAC TACCCCGCCCACGCCCGCCTTTTTACGCTCTGCTGTTAGCATGTCTCCCTATTTCACAGCATATCTCTATTATTGCCATATTCCTTGCAATATTTGCTGCACTTTTAGAAGAAAGAGTTACTCCAGAAGCTGTGGGCTGGGGGTGCGTACTGGGTGGCATTAGTGGATGGGCAATATGGACGTGGGGTTGGGGCAGATGGGGTCCTAAAGAGCCTCAAG ATTCATTAATACCCACACCAACTCCACTTCGCACCCTTATACTAccccctctccttctttctttgcttTCCCCCGTGCTTGGAACCTTGACATCCGCGACAACTTCAGATTCAATCTGGCCTTTAGCCGGCGGCCTTGGGTTTGTGCACCTCTTACTGGTGGATTTCAGgacaggagaagatgtgAGGGTTGTGAGGAGACGTGAAAGGTTGAGAAAGCGACGGGGTAGTGTGGGCTTGAAGGAAAtcggagaggagaaaag CTTGACATCGTCGCTGTCACTAACCTCGGCACTTTCAGCATCTGTTGTGCTTGCTTCTCGTCTACCCTCAACAGCCCATGTCTTTTCGTTGGTCCTGCTTGCCGTGTTGCTATTTGCTGGCTGGCCAGTCATAACAAAAAGTGTGCGC GAGACTGGTAGGGCATACTCTTTCGTACTGACTGTATCAACAACGACTCTCGCCCTATCACTTTTTCCTCCAACCCCTTCTACCTTTTCCGGCATCTACTTCGGGTACCTTCCGTCAACACCAACGCTAGTGTTTCTGTTAATTCTTTTTCTCGTCAATTTCATTGGACCTGCCATGCTCTGGTATGCTTGGCGATGGAAAGTCAGGCGAGGCGGCGGCTGGGATGTTGCGACAGTTCGAATTCGCCAGAGTCGGCCATGA
- a CDS encoding hypothetical protein (Match to ESTs gb|CF190225.1|CF190225, gb|CF194704.1|CF194704; HMMPfam hit to TENA_THI-4, TENA/THI-4 family, score: 18.2, E(): 2.9e-08): protein MPSQKFTEYLLNKYADDFKAATTHPFLEQAGKGAIDPRPLRAWLKQDYLYAYVGYIKFASSVLSHLHIPTPLSAPSPNTSKAISVLTFSLANVKRETDFFVSTAKAHGLDVFSPEANDGAEGGLLGEYNEITRAYVDFLHAVGGVGAVEEGLVLLWAMEIAYLTAWRNAKSLRPETLTSADPSSLSQTQQALLKFVDNWTCDEFVEFVADCAEIVDGAGIEIGSALAERCETVFKRTLWLEQRFWPSV from the exons ATGCCATCCCAAAAGTTTACAGAGTATCTTCTTAACAAATAC GCCGATGACTTCAAAGCGGCCACCACCCATCCATTCTTGGAGCAAGCTGGAAAAGGTGCCATTGACCCTAGACCCCTCAGAGCCTGGCTCAAGCAGGATTACCTTTATGCCTACGTAGGATACATCAAG TTTGCATCTTCCGTTTTATCCCATCTACACATCCCTACTCCCCTTTCTGCCCCGTCACCCAATACGTCCAAAGCCATCTCGGTTCTCACATTTTCACTCGCCAACGTGAAACGCGAGACAGACTTCTTCGTGTCTACTGCCAAGGCTCATGGGCTTGATGTCTTCTCCCCGGAGGCAAACGATGGAGCCGAAGGTGGCTTGTTGGGCGAGTACAATGAAATAACACGAGCGTATGTAGACTTTTTACACGCAGTCGGTGGGGTAGGCGCTGTCGAAGAAGGCCTTGTGCTGCTTTGGGCTATGGAGATT GCCTATTTGACCGCCTGGAGAAACGCCAAATCTTTGCGGCCTGAAACTCTTACCTCTGCCGATCCTTCAAGCCTTTCTCAAACACAGCAAGCATTGCTGAAATTCGTTGACAACTGGACATGCGACGAGTTTGTCGAGTTTGTGGCTGATTGTGCCGAGATTGTGGATGGAGCAGGCATCGAAATTGGAAGCGCCCTTGCTGAGCGTTGTGAGACA GTATTCAAGAGAACCCTTTGGCTTGAACAACGTTTCTGGCCTTCTGTATAG
- a CDS encoding hypothetical protein (HMMPfam hit to DUF747, Eukaryotic membrane protein (cytomegalovirus gH-receptor) family, score: 314.2, E(): 1.9e-91), whose translation MKEGNAFNSAEAGPSRPLYNPHRAWSADEVDTAIQTSYGDVEGKQNGLAKGSLPTPHSHSTSRVSPSATLLRKPHLAIDLPLHMSASEIFIPPVPSSHEQSSGDKPSTYSSLPPSPTSEFLSTPKRKTLDRDELEEILDQLGNTSTRSDVDYEVDEGDATDVEEWWPARSRRPTIGEEDRPDQGYRSTSGPMSPNSPVSATAAECDSPEGDEGKESSKEISGIWELLKDEMGAEDWEGWIADGKWERIANFLAVPLAVEKTTLFGALLCLDGFLYNFTVLPIRSSFALARILSNFFRNRPWRPVPIAHLNSILRMLLLVIPTGVLLASTDASKMYHTVRGQDTIKLYVIFNALEIGDRLCCAFGQDVLDTLFARETLSPSVRKRGKGRKRQQARPVFFFALSLGYVLTHSLIFFYMLVSLNVAINSYDYTLLSLLISNQFVEIKGSVFKKFEKENLFQIMCADIVERFQLSLMLAVIAIRNMIEMSGSEIAFLPKSFMKGKSLVDSILSPVLFVIMSEMVVDWVKHAFISKFNHVRASVYERFTDVLAKDVLLAGSITSSPSRRHRDGKSRNHRILLDQSPLVARRLGFASIPLACLVLRISWQAIGMLTMSHSHAEESEFGNGGEEGLWGTVWWGLKVASWIGVGICSWGCLMFLKIILGLSLLGFSAMRQEGMDEREAEDSVNDYGRSAVGESKEETEYNRQTREYLSKAADDLPDYPSLSSSISQGGVSLPDTKVSHKHSGAQQGNGESDKDLDKGIPKTDGGKKGKKWKLEEVERWTMVKRIW comes from the exons atgaaggaaggaaacGCCTTCAACTCGGCCGAGGCAGGACCGTCAAGGCCTCTCTATAACCCCCACAGAGCATGGTCAGCAGATGAGGTCGATACAGCCATCCAGACGTCTTATGGAGATGTCGAGGGCAAG CAGAACGGTTTAGCTAAGGGTTCTCTTCCAACGCCACATTCTCATTCCACATCTCGTGTCTCGCCTTCAGCCACTCTTCTACGCAAACCACACCTAGCTATCGATCTCCCTTTACACATGTCTGCGTCGGAAATATTCATCCCCCCTGTTCCCTCCAGCCATGAGCAATCATCCGGGGACAAGCCGAGCACTTACTCAAGCTTACCGCCATCACCGACGAGTGAATTCCTGAGTACACCTAAAAGAAAGACTCTCGACCGAGATGAACTAGAGGAAATATTGGATCAGCTTGGAAACACAAGTACGCGAAGCGACGTTGATTACGAAGTTGATGAGGGCGACGCAACGGATGTCGAGGAATGGTGGCCTGCTAGATCGAGAAGACCGACGATaggcgaagaagaccgGCCTGACCAGGGATATAGGTCTACTTCTGGGCCGATGTCGCCCAATTCTCCGGTCTCTGCTACCGCAGCGGAATGTGACAGCCCCgaaggggatgaaggtAAAGAGAGCTCTAAAGAGATTTCCGGAATatgggaattgttgaaggatgaaatGGGTGCTGAGGATTGGGAAGGGTGGATCGCTGATGGAAAATG GGAACGAATCGCCAACTTCCTCGCAGTTCCTCTGGCTGTAGAAAAAACAACTCTTTTTGGGGCTCTTCTATGCTTAGATGGTTTCCTGTATAATTTCACCGTGCTTCCTATTCGGTCTAGCTTTGCCCTCGCGCGAATTTTATCAAACTTCTTTCGTAATCGACCTTGGCGGCCGGTGCCTATTGCTCATCTCAACTCGATCCTGAGGATGCTCCTGCTCGTGATACCTACAGGTGTGCTGCTAGCTAGTACGGACGCTAGTAAGATGTATCATACCGTGAGGGGCCAAGATACTATCAAGCTCTATGTCATCTTTAATGCCCTGGAA ATCGGCGATAGGCTTTGTTGCGCCTTTGGACAAGATGTTTTAGACACTTTGTTCGCAAGAGAGACTCTCTCACCGAGTGTGAGGAAACGCGGAAAAGGCCGTAAGCGTCAGCAGGCCAGGCCGgtgttcttctttgctttATCATTGGGCTATGTCT TGACGCACTctctcattttcttttACATGCTTGTTTCGCTCAACGTTGCCATTAATTCTTACGACTATACGCTCTTGTCGCTCCTGATAAGTAATCAGTTTGTAGAGATCAAAGGCT CTGTATTCAAGAagtttgaaaaggagaatcTCTTTCAGATCATGTGTGCCG ACATTGTCGAACGCTTCCAGCTGAGTCTAATGCTGGCCGTGATTGCGATCCGCAACATGATCGAAATGTCCGGATCTGAAATTGCATTCTTGCCAAAAAGCTTTATGAAGGGCAAAAGTCTTGTGGACTCCATCTTATCA CCTGTCCTTTTCGTGATCATGTCAGAGATGGTGGTAGACTGGGTGAAGCACGCCTTCATATCAAAATTCAATCACGTTCGAGCGTCAGTCTACGAGAGATTCACGGACGTCTTGGCCAAAGATGTCCTTCTAGCTGGTTCCATTACTTCATCCCCGTCTCGTCGCCACCGAGACGGCAAAAGCAGGAATCACCGTATTTTGCTCGATCAATCACCGTTGGTCGCGCGGCGTCTTGGCTTTGCCTCGATCCCTCTAGCGTGTTTGGTGCTGCGGATCTCCTGGCAAGCAATAGGGATGCTGACCATGTCGCACTCGCACGCGGAAGAGTCGGAATTTGGCaatggaggggaagaaggactATGGGGTACGGTGTGGTGGGGTTTGAAGGTCGCTAGTTGGATCGGAGTGGGAATTTGTTCGTGGGGATG TTTAATGTTCCTCAAAATCATACTTGGGTTATCTCTCTTGGGTTTCTCGGCAATGCGTCAAGAAGGAATGGACGAGAGAGAGGCGGAAGATAGCGTTAATGACTATGGCAGATCAGCAGTCGGAGaaagcaaagaagaaact GAATACAACCGTCAAACTAGAGAATACCTCTCCAAAGCGGCAGATGATTTGCCAGATTATCCTTCGCTTTCTTCGTCCATATCACAGGGAGGCGTGTCCTTGCCTGATACGAAGGTCTCTCATAAACACTCGGGGGCTCAACAAGGAAATGGCGAGAGTGACAAAGACCTGGATAAAGGCATACCAAAGACGGACggaggaaaaaagggcaagaaatGGAAGCTTGAAGAGGTCGAGCGGTGGACGATGGTAAAACGCATTTGGTAG